In Acinetobacter sp. WCHAc010034, a genomic segment contains:
- a CDS encoding P-loop NTPase fold protein — MSENNPLNWSKDNFEEDFNAWEGDLWDRQRLGIQLTNYVDRLQCGAVLALDARWGEGKTWFVRHWQKHLETTEPHKHNVIYLDAFANDYLEDPFLVISSEITSCLSKDDDVDKSHINTFKEKAAAAYQALLPSLPKVLLTLGLNLISGGVLGTVVQEIHKAGEKAIESATDEIGDKIKESIEAKIESHEADKNTLLAFKQELAQLAEKLGRVLIWLCTK; from the coding sequence ATGTCTGAAAATAATCCACTTAATTGGTCTAAAGATAATTTTGAAGAAGATTTTAATGCGTGGGAAGGCGATCTTTGGGATAGGCAGCGTTTAGGCATTCAGCTCACAAATTATGTTGACCGTTTGCAGTGCGGTGCTGTATTGGCTTTAGATGCACGCTGGGGTGAGGGTAAAACGTGGTTTGTAAGGCATTGGCAAAAGCATTTAGAGACTACAGAGCCTCATAAACACAATGTGATCTATTTGGATGCATTTGCAAATGATTATTTGGAAGATCCTTTTTTAGTCATTTCTTCTGAAATTACAAGTTGTCTTTCAAAAGATGATGATGTTGATAAAAGTCATATCAATACTTTTAAGGAAAAAGCCGCTGCGGCATATCAGGCTTTATTGCCAAGCTTACCTAAAGTGTTGCTGACTTTAGGTTTGAATTTAATCAGTGGTGGCGTCTTAGGGACAGTCGTTCAGGAGATTCATAAAGCAGGTGAGAAAGCTATTGAGTCTGCGACTGATGAAATTGGTGATAAAATAAAAGAAAGCATAGAGGCAAAAATTGAATCTCATGAAGCGGATAAAAATACTTTATTGGCATTTAAGCAAGAATTAGCTCAATTAGCTGAAAAATTAGGGCGTGTCCTCATTTGGCTTTGCACCAAATAA
- the coaD gene encoding pantetheine-phosphate adenylyltransferase: protein MSITRVIYPGTFDPITNGHIDLVTRASRMFDEVVVAIAIGHHKNPLFSLDERVELAKDSLSHLDNVEFVGFDGLLVNFFREQQATAVLRGLRAVSDFEYEFQLANMNRQLDPHFEAVFLTPSEQYSFISSTLVREIARLKGDVTKFVPANVEKAFKRKLQQGW from the coding sequence ATGTCTATAACTCGCGTAATTTATCCGGGCACATTCGATCCAATTACCAATGGCCATATTGACTTAGTCACCCGCGCATCACGGATGTTTGATGAAGTTGTGGTGGCGATTGCCATTGGGCATCATAAAAATCCTTTGTTTAGCCTGGATGAGCGTGTAGAGCTGGCAAAAGATTCGCTCAGCCATTTGGACAATGTTGAATTTGTAGGATTTGACGGCTTGCTGGTGAATTTTTTCCGTGAACAGCAGGCGACGGCAGTGCTGCGCGGGCTGCGCGCCGTGTCAGATTTTGAATATGAATTTCAGCTGGCCAATATGAACCGCCAGCTGGACCCGCATTTTGAAGCCGTGTTTTTAACGCCTTCAGAGCAGTATTCGTTTATTTCATCTACGCTGGTGCGTGAAATAGCCCGTTTAAAGGGCGATGTAACCAAGTTTGTTCCGGCAAACGTGGAAAAAGCGTTTAAGCGTAAACTTCAACAAGGCTGGTAG
- the rluD gene encoding 23S rRNA pseudouridine(1911/1915/1917) synthase RluD yields MTQAQSSDTSFPETDFNLLEDSEDADNHTSDATATRLSLQFQLDESFLGQRIDQVAAIVWPDFSREKLKQWLKEGHLLVNGNSVKPKYKSEGNELLTLDVELEAQTRSLPEDIPLDIVYEDDDIMVINKPVGMVVHPGAGNVTGTLVNAILHHYPRSAELSRAGLVHRIDKDTSGLLVVAKNLEAQFSLSKQLAKKTVYRVYDLIAYGAIIAGGMIDQPIKRHPVDRIKMAILPGGKEAVTHYNVKERFQHFTRIQARLETGRTHQIRVHFSYIGHGLVGDPVYMNRVRVPAGASQLLADTLRGFKRQALHAAKLGLVHPRSGEEMMFEAPWPEDLTHLVEVLRTENKAY; encoded by the coding sequence ATGACTCAAGCACAATCTTCCGATACATCTTTCCCTGAAACTGATTTCAATTTACTTGAAGATTCTGAGGATGCAGATAACCATACTTCAGACGCAACTGCAACACGTTTATCGTTGCAATTTCAACTGGATGAAAGCTTTTTAGGGCAGCGCATCGACCAGGTCGCAGCCATCGTCTGGCCTGATTTTTCGCGCGAAAAACTCAAGCAGTGGCTAAAGGAAGGCCATTTGTTGGTCAATGGTAACAGCGTAAAGCCGAAGTATAAATCTGAGGGAAATGAGCTGCTGACGTTGGACGTCGAGCTGGAAGCGCAAACCCGAAGCCTGCCTGAAGATATTCCTTTAGACATCGTGTATGAAGATGACGACATTATGGTCATCAATAAGCCGGTCGGCATGGTGGTGCATCCGGGCGCCGGCAATGTGACCGGAACTTTAGTGAACGCCATCCTGCATCATTATCCTAGGTCTGCGGAACTGTCCCGCGCGGGCCTGGTGCACCGCATTGACAAAGACACTTCCGGACTGCTGGTTGTGGCTAAAAATCTTGAAGCGCAGTTCTCGCTCAGCAAGCAGCTGGCGAAAAAAACGGTTTACCGGGTGTATGACCTGATTGCCTACGGCGCGATTATTGCCGGCGGCATGATTGACCAGCCGATTAAGCGCCATCCTGTAGACCGCATTAAAATGGCGATTCTGCCGGGCGGCAAAGAGGCTGTGACGCACTACAATGTGAAAGAGCGCTTTCAGCATTTCACCCGCATTCAGGCGCGCCTGGAAACCGGCCGTACCCATCAGATCCGCGTGCATTTCAGCTATATCGGCCACGGCTTAGTCGGCGACCCAGTATATATGAACCGCGTGCGCGTGCCGGCAGGGGCGTCGCAGCTGCTTGCGGATACGCTGCGCGGCTTCAAGCGCCAGGCGCTGCATGCGGCCAAGCTGGGCCTTGTGCATCCGCGCTCAGGCGAAGAGATGATGTTTGAAGCGCCGTGGCCTGAAGACCTGACTCATCTGGTTGAAGTGCTGCGCACCGAAAATAAAGCCTATTGA
- a CDS encoding flavodoxin family protein: MSLSEKSIAIVYHSPYGHTAKVASFIAQGAQQAGVQVHSMNIEQIDWDILDRSDAIVFGCPTYMGNLTSGLKLFMEQSSKRWLARAWQGKVAAGFTNGGGLSGDKLAVLQQINLFAMQHGMLWAGLPMMPTGRSGQDLNRMSSFLGLMTQSDNAPVEITPPQGDLNTALWFGEYLGLLLNKFK, from the coding sequence ATGTCTTTATCCGAAAAATCTATCGCAATTGTTTATCACAGCCCGTACGGACATACGGCAAAGGTCGCCTCTTTTATTGCTCAGGGCGCGCAGCAGGCCGGTGTTCAAGTGCACAGCATGAATATTGAACAGATAGATTGGGATATTCTGGACCGGTCCGATGCCATTGTATTCGGCTGCCCGACCTATATGGGCAACCTGACCTCTGGCCTGAAGCTGTTTATGGAGCAGTCTTCCAAGCGCTGGCTGGCGCGGGCATGGCAGGGCAAAGTGGCTGCCGGCTTCACCAACGGCGGCGGCTTAAGCGGCGATAAGCTGGCGGTGCTGCAGCAGATCAATTTATTCGCCATGCAGCACGGCATGCTGTGGGCGGGCTTGCCGATGATGCCGACAGGGCGCAGCGGGCAAGACCTGAACCGCATGTCAAGCTTTCTGGGCCTGATGACCCAGTCGGACAATGCGCCGGTAGAAATTACCCCGCCGCAAGGCGACTTGAATACAGCGCTGTGGTTTGGCGAATACTTGGGTTTATTGCTGAATAAGTTTAAATAA
- the smpB gene encoding SsrA-binding protein SmpB — protein sequence MSKVTVVKKNNGGTIAQNKRARHDYFIEEKFEAGLSLQGWEVKSLRAGRMTLTESYITFKNGEAFLFGAQVQPLLSASTHIVPEARRTRKLLLSKREIDKLLGAVNQKGYACVPLACYWKGRLAKLEIALVKGKQLHDKRATEKDRDWQRDKARIFHK from the coding sequence ATGTCGAAAGTAACTGTTGTTAAAAAAAATAACGGCGGAACCATTGCGCAGAACAAGCGTGCCCGCCACGATTATTTTATTGAAGAGAAATTTGAAGCTGGACTTTCTTTGCAAGGCTGGGAAGTAAAGTCGCTGCGCGCCGGCCGCATGACCTTAACGGAAAGCTATATCACCTTCAAAAATGGCGAAGCCTTTTTATTCGGCGCGCAGGTGCAGCCGCTGCTCAGCGCATCTACCCATATTGTGCCGGAAGCCCGCCGCACCCGTAAGCTTTTGCTCAGCAAGCGCGAAATTGACAAGCTGCTGGGCGCAGTCAATCAAAAGGGCTACGCCTGCGTGCCTTTAGCCTGCTACTGGAAAGGCCGTTTAGCGAAGCTGGAGATTGCTCTGGTGAAAGGCAAGCAATTGCATGACAAGCGCGCGACTGAGAAAGACCGCGACTGGCAGCGCGACAAAGCGCGGATTTTTCATAAGTAA
- the pgeF gene encoding peptidoglycan editing factor PgeF, translating to MQFVQGLPKGVFAGQTRVHHEKALPSQVPDLAGFNLALHVNDDPQRVQRHRMALLEEFSAYGVNKVTWMTQTHSTICRTINAEMPFDALEGDGLVTQTAGHALMMMTADCLPVVLGNAEGTEVANLHAGWRGLAHGIIETTVASMQHPPAWAWLGAAICQDSFEIGAEVKQEFCCKYPELDSAFKAGVKEGKFYADLYAIARYILQRQGVQMVLGGDQCSYRQPEEYFSYRRAAKTGRMAAFVFMA from the coding sequence ATGCAGTTTGTTCAAGGCCTGCCGAAAGGCGTATTTGCGGGCCAGACCCGGGTGCATCATGAGAAAGCCCTGCCGTCTCAGGTCCCTGATCTGGCCGGCTTCAATCTGGCTTTGCATGTCAATGACGACCCGCAGCGCGTGCAGCGCCACCGCATGGCGCTGCTGGAAGAATTTTCCGCCTATGGGGTGAATAAGGTGACGTGGATGACCCAGACCCACAGCACCATTTGCCGCACCATTAATGCAGAAATGCCTTTTGATGCGCTTGAGGGCGACGGCTTGGTGACGCAAACCGCAGGCCATGCCTTGATGATGATGACGGCGGACTGCCTGCCTGTGGTCTTGGGCAATGCGGAAGGCACCGAAGTCGCCAACCTGCATGCCGGCTGGCGCGGTCTGGCGCACGGCATTATTGAAACTACAGTTGCCTCCATGCAGCATCCGCCGGCCTGGGCATGGCTGGGCGCCGCCATCTGTCAGGACAGCTTTGAAATAGGCGCGGAAGTGAAGCAGGAATTCTGTTGCAAATACCCTGAGCTGGACAGCGCATTTAAGGCCGGCGTCAAGGAAGGCAAGTTTTATGCAGACCTGTATGCGATTGCCCGCTATATTCTGCAGCGCCAGGGCGTGCAAATGGTGCTGGGCGGCGATCAGTGCTCTTACCGGCAGCCGGAGGAGTATTTCTCCTACCGGCGCGCTGCAAAAACCGGCCGCATGGCGGCATTCGTGTTTATGGCCTGA
- a CDS encoding P-loop NTPase fold protein produces MDRCRPDFAIRLIERIKHFFDIKNIVFVLVMDKTQFSKVVCHNYGYDEKLGEEYLDKFIDFKVSLLPINKSLHNELVTIPVLKKLFEDVGEFSDDIVFIFYKVLDKYISPRDMRRKINLYALLKTGNVKKDMFLIISIISGPNDVIKKFRLLTSEIDQFIQVHKLSSQEIETYFKDYLSLRVIEFLDIFNKLKNIESTTYAYDGGIDHKQNLILDIYSKCSINKISRLEDFPKQHQDYLNAYLVEDLESQDDEW; encoded by the coding sequence TTGGATCGTTGCCGGCCTGATTTTGCTATTCGTTTGATTGAGCGTATTAAACACTTTTTTGATATTAAAAATATCGTTTTTGTTTTAGTGATGGATAAAACACAGTTTTCAAAAGTGGTTTGTCATAATTATGGCTATGATGAAAAATTAGGTGAAGAATATTTAGATAAGTTTATTGATTTTAAGGTTTCATTATTACCAATTAATAAGTCATTACATAATGAACTAGTAACCATACCTGTGTTAAAAAAATTGTTTGAAGATGTAGGTGAGTTTTCAGATGACATAGTGTTTATATTTTATAAAGTTTTAGATAAATATATTTCACCACGTGATATGAGAAGAAAAATAAATCTATATGCTTTATTAAAAACAGGAAATGTCAAAAAAGATATGTTTTTAATAATATCAATTATAAGTGGTCCAAATGATGTAATTAAAAAATTTAGATTGCTTACTTCTGAAATTGATCAATTTATTCAAGTGCATAAATTATCAAGTCAAGAGATTGAAACTTACTTTAAAGACTATTTATCGCTTAGAGTAATAGAATTTTTAGATATATTTAATAAACTAAAAAACATTGAGTCGACAACTTATGCCTATGATGGTGGTATAGATCATAAGCAAAATTTGATTTTAGATATCTATTCTAAATGTTCTATCAATAAAATCAGTAGACTTGAAGATTTCCCTAAACAACATCAAGACTATTTAAATGCTTATTTAGTAGAAGATTTAGAATCCCAAGATGATGAGTGGTGA
- the greA gene encoding transcription elongation factor GreA: MQRYPMTPEGKIALEKELHQLKSIDRPRIIAAIAEAREHGDLKENAEYHAAREQQGFCEGRIQDIEGKLGAIQEIDVKTLEQNGRVVFGVTVTIENLDTEEQKTYKIVGDDEADFKINKISVNSPIARGLLGKNEGDEAKIQTPNGEVEYEIAKVEYL; this comes from the coding sequence ATGCAACGTTATCCTATGACTCCTGAAGGCAAAATCGCCTTAGAGAAAGAATTACACCAATTAAAAAGTATTGACCGTCCGCGCATTATTGCTGCCATTGCGGAAGCGCGCGAACATGGGGATTTAAAGGAAAACGCGGAATACCATGCTGCCCGCGAGCAGCAGGGCTTCTGTGAAGGCCGCATTCAGGATATTGAAGGCAAGCTTGGCGCAATTCAGGAAATTGATGTCAAAACGCTTGAACAGAACGGCCGGGTAGTTTTTGGCGTTACCGTGACTATTGAAAACCTGGACACTGAAGAGCAGAAGACCTACAAGATTGTAGGCGATGATGAAGCTGACTTCAAAATCAACAAAATCTCTGTGAACTCTCCGATCGCCCGCGGCCTTTTAGGCAAAAACGAAGGCGATGAAGCAAAAATCCAAACGCCAAACGGCGAAGTGGAATATGAAATTGCCAAAGTCGAATATCTTTAA
- a CDS encoding CatB-related O-acetyltransferase, producing MPEQLINSPVKHWCEFEFISKTVKNPNIHIKGNYSYYSAYWDQGFERCAVRYLHDKPATAEKPIDQLYIGNFVCFGAECVIMMGGNQLHRTDWISAFPFDTRSFVPAGDTVIGDGCWIGSRAMIMQGVTLGEGAVVATGAVVTKDVPPYAVVGGVPAKIIKYRFPEADIKKLLALKLYDLDEKQFLKMREQLQTDDVIQLNLCLNHHSSSWDSKSSTK from the coding sequence ATGCCTGAACAATTGATTAATTCCCCTGTAAAGCACTGGTGCGAATTCGAATTCATCTCAAAAACCGTGAAGAATCCGAATATTCACATTAAAGGGAATTACAGCTATTACAGCGCCTATTGGGATCAGGGTTTTGAGCGCTGCGCGGTGCGCTATCTGCACGACAAGCCCGCGACGGCTGAGAAACCAATTGACCAGCTCTATATCGGCAATTTCGTCTGTTTTGGCGCAGAATGCGTGATTATGATGGGCGGCAACCAATTGCACCGCACCGACTGGATTTCGGCCTTTCCGTTCGATACACGCAGCTTTGTGCCTGCAGGCGATACCGTGATTGGCGACGGCTGCTGGATTGGCTCCCGCGCCATGATTATGCAAGGTGTGACACTGGGTGAAGGCGCGGTGGTAGCTACAGGCGCAGTCGTGACCAAGGACGTTCCGCCTTATGCTGTGGTAGGCGGTGTGCCGGCCAAAATTATTAAGTACCGTTTCCCCGAAGCTGACATCAAAAAACTGCTTGCACTGAAGCTCTATGACTTAGATGAAAAGCAATTTTTAAAAATGCGTGAACAGTTACAGACGGATGATGTTATTCAACTAAATCTATGTCTTAATCACCACTCATCATCTTGGGATTCTAAATCTTCTACTAAATAA
- a CDS encoding IS5 family transposase (programmed frameshift) → MARTLLTDNIWQQIQDTMRLHGCYCSKNSRNIMEAILWKLRTGATWRDIPQEFCPWQTAYNRFNRWASKGLWNKFFLDLRGVLDQEWVFIDGSYIRVHQHASGARNGFERAIGQSRGGRTTKIHLATDANGLPIDFKITGGQVHDSQVAEQLIEVVEEADYLIADKGYDAETIRIFIKNKNMIPIIPMRSNSKRLNKEFDKYLYRLRHLVENAFARLKHFRAIATRFDKLARNYQSMIYIACMFIWCKAK, encoded by the exons ATGGCACGTACTCTTTTAACAGATAATATTTGGCAGCAAATCCAGGATACAATGCGATTGCACGGTTGCTACTGTTCAAAGAATAGTAGAAATATCATGGAAGCTATCTTATGGAAACTGCGTACAGGCGCGACATGGCGTGATATTCCTCAAGAATTTTGTCCTTGGCAAACTGCTTATAATCGTTTTAATCGTTGGGCAAGTAAGGGATTGTGGAATAAATTTTTTTTAGATT TACGAGGCGTCTTGGATCAAGAATGGGTATTCATTGACGGAAGCTACATACGCGTGCATCAGCATGCAAGTGGAGCTCGGAATGGTTTCGAAAGAGCAATTGGACAATCACGTGGTGGGCGAACAACAAAAATACATCTTGCAACCGACGCGAATGGATTACCGATTGATTTTAAAATCACTGGGGGTCAAGTCCACGATAGCCAAGTTGCAGAGCAATTGATAGAGGTTGTAGAAGAAGCAGATTATTTAATTGCAGATAAGGGATATGATGCTGAGACCATCAGAATATTTATTAAAAATAAAAATATGATCCCAATTATTCCAATGAGATCAAATAGTAAAAGATTAAATAAAGAATTTGATAAATATCTATATCGATTAAGGCATTTAGTTGAGAATGCGTTTGCGAGGTTAAAACATTTTCGAGCGATTGCAACCCGATTTGATAAGCTTGCACGAAATTATCAGTCTATGATTTACATTGCTTGCATGTTTATTTGGTGCAAAGCCAAATGA
- a CDS encoding YfhL family 4Fe-4S dicluster ferredoxin: MSLYITDECINCDVCEPVCPNEAIFMGEIIYEINPDLCTECVGHYDKPQCQLFCPVDCIPLDPNHAESQEQLMQKYEKLIAQKTSSNE, from the coding sequence GTGTCTTTATATATCACCGATGAATGCATCAATTGTGATGTCTGTGAACCCGTATGCCCGAATGAGGCGATTTTTATGGGTGAAATCATTTATGAGATTAACCCTGATTTATGCACGGAATGCGTCGGGCATTACGACAAGCCGCAGTGCCAGCTGTTCTGTCCGGTGGACTGCATTCCGCTCGATCCGAACCATGCGGAAAGCCAAGAACAGCTGATGCAGAAATATGAAAAACTGATTGCTCAAAAAACATCAAGCAATGAGTGA
- a CDS encoding outer membrane protein assembly factor BamD, which yields MSLPHYKMTMLALTVGIAAAMAGCSSNPKKDVVDTGPQSSEQVYIEKAKKALDRHQYTDAAKHLEALETYYPTGSYAAQAQLELLYVKFQQKDYEAAIALADRFIRLNPQHPNADYAYYVRGVSNMEQNYNGLLRYTSLKQSHRDVSYLKVAYQNFVDFIRRYPSSTYAVDAAQRMKFIGQELAESEMNAARFNIKRKAYLAAVERSLWVVEHYPQTPQIPEALATIAYGYGKLGDQATAQQYIDVLKINYPELVKSDGTVNMRAARSEGSFLNRATLGIFGKEGRTHSEQDEAKSAGNDGESRSLTNRLSFGLLDRPKAESAEIEKPAQ from the coding sequence ATGTCGCTACCGCATTATAAAATGACAATGCTCGCTCTAACCGTGGGCATTGCCGCTGCAATGGCCGGCTGCAGCAGCAATCCAAAAAAAGATGTGGTTGATACTGGTCCGCAATCCAGCGAACAGGTTTATATTGAAAAAGCAAAAAAAGCGCTGGACCGTCATCAATATACCGACGCGGCCAAGCATTTGGAAGCGTTGGAAACCTATTACCCGACTGGCAGCTATGCCGCTCAGGCGCAGCTGGAATTGCTGTATGTCAAATTCCAGCAGAAAGACTATGAAGCCGCCATTGCCCTGGCTGACCGCTTTATCCGCCTGAATCCGCAGCACCCGAATGCAGACTACGCCTACTATGTGCGCGGCGTATCCAATATGGAGCAGAACTACAACGGCCTGCTGCGCTACACGTCATTAAAGCAGTCGCACCGCGATGTCAGCTATCTGAAAGTGGCCTATCAGAACTTTGTTGACTTTATCCGCCGCTACCCTTCCAGCACCTATGCGGTAGACGCTGCGCAGCGCATGAAGTTCATCGGCCAGGAACTGGCTGAAAGCGAAATGAACGCCGCCCGCTTCAACATTAAGCGCAAAGCCTATTTGGCCGCGGTAGAGCGCTCGCTTTGGGTCGTGGAACACTATCCGCAAACCCCGCAAATTCCTGAAGCGCTGGCGACCATTGCCTACGGCTATGGCAAATTAGGCGATCAGGCCACTGCCCAGCAGTATATTGACGTGCTGAAAATCAACTATCCTGAGCTGGTGAAATCTGACGGCACCGTCAACATGCGGGCTGCGCGCAGCGAAGGCAGCTTCCTGAACCGCGCGACTTTAGGCATTTTCGGCAAAGAAGGCCGCACGCATTCTGAGCAGGATGAAGCCAAAAGCGCCGGCAATGACGGCGAAAGCCGCAGCTTAACCAACCGCCTGTCTTTCGGCTTGCTGGATCGCCCAAAAGCTGAATCAGCAGAGATTGAAAAACCGGCGCAATAA